The DNA region TTTGTGTCTGCTTAAATGGTATGATACGTTTTAAGTCACCATTCTCAGAAAGAACAATGCGATAATGTATATCTTGTTCTGCAAAACCTTCGGAAATTATCTTTGAATCAGGTTCTGCTGACTGTTTATCCGCATAATCACACAAAGCCTTTATCAGCATATTATCCCCTCCCTGTACTTTGCAACATCAATAACACCATCAATCATATGCGGACGATAATACATTGGATCGGCTTTATCGGAAAATTTCGGTTCATCCCAGTTGTCGTTAACAGGCTTGCCGCCATCCACAAATTTCATGCCATAAAGCATATACCCAAGGTCTGTATCTCCCTCAAGTGAAGAATCAACTTGTGTAAGATCAAATTCATCAACAAGCTCTATTCTGCTTACTGAGAATTCTCTGCATCCAAGACACGGCTGACGGAAACACTGACCATTGCGAAGTCTTCTCAGCATGATATTGTAGTGCTTTTCTTCGCTTTCATCAGCATGCTCAGACTTGTTTCCTGTTAGTTCAAAATGAAATTCCACTCCATATTTCACATCTTTCAGCAGCATTCCTGCACGCTGACTTCTTACTTCAGAAGCATAAATATCAGAACAGCCTTTACCGTTCATTTGTGAACTCACATTTCTCTGCGGAATTTTTGTTTTGATTTCATTTCTACGGATATTGATAAACCTAATAGGATTGAACACTACTATCTTATCAATAACTATTCGAATCGCGGGTTTCCAATATACAGATTTCACTAGCCCTTCCATTGCAGAAACCGTAGGAACATCATAACTTACACGTTCCACCTTCATTTCTGGTCTCGTATAGAGTGCATACTCGCCTTCAACTATGATCTTGAAACCATAACTCATTCCCGACCACCTCCTGAATTTATTTTCTTTTTAACAAATATAACTCGGTTGATAATGGATATCCAGACCTGTTTCATTTCTATAATAATCATTATTTGCAAGAACAAAAACTCCGCATTTTTTCTCATCAATAATTCCTGTTTTCATAGCTTCATCTAATTCATGCTTTTTAAGTGAAACAGAATATCTCTGCAATTTTCGTCTGATATTTTTATCACCGTATTCAAGCTGTTGAACAAGCTTTTCGGTTTCTGAATTATTATTTATCACAACGCTTATAGTTTCATCCTTTATGAACTCAAATCCTTCTGCATATGTTCTGAAAGGTATATTATCAAATCCATTGCAATCTTTTGCAATAGTATTCTGATCTATAATATCATCCGAATATCTGAACAATCTCATATAATATTCCCTGATAGATTTCTCTGACGTAATATCAATATCTCGTTCGAGCATATCCTTTACAATACCTGCACGAATTTTCATATCTCCTCGAATACTTTCATCTATTTCAAATATAAAAACATCGCCGTATTCCATTTTTCCCTCACGATTACATCTTCCGCCTGACTGCAATATACTGTCAAGCCCCGCAAGCTGTCTGAATACAGCCTGAAAGTCAAGATCAACTCCTGCCTCCACAAGTGAAGTAGATACAGCTGTTATCTTTTCACCATTAGCTAGATCTTCACGTATCTGCTTTATTATTTTGGAACGGTCATATGGTGTCATATATGTAGACAAGTGATACTTCTTACCTGATAAAAGACGATACACTTCTCTTGCTGTTTTTCGACTGTTGACTATTATCAGACTCGAATTGTAATCATCAGCCTTTAGAACGATATTTTCAATATCAGTTTTCCCGAGATTTATGTATCTGCATTTCTGAAAATATCTGAAAACACTCTTATCCTTTATCAATTCATTGTAAGTTGCATTTCCGGTGTACCTTTCAAACAATTCTGAAAAATCGGGCATAGTTGCTGAGAGGAACAGCACTTCACTGTTTAGATATTCCGTAATAAATCCTATCGCTCTCAGGCACGGTTGCAGATACTCCTCTGGCAGCATATGGACTTCATCAAATACAATAACTGAATCAGCCAGGTTATGCAGCTTGCGCAGTCCCGAACCTTTATAATGATATAATGACTGAAAGAATTGTACGCTTGTTGTTATTATAACAGGTGCATCCCAGTTTTCAGTCGAACGTTTTAATTTTTCGGCTGTACTGTTTTCATTTTCATCATCAAAACAATGGTTTGAATGATGCTGAACTATATCAGCATAATCTCCAAACAAATTATCGAATGTTTCAGCGGTCTGCTCAATTATGCTAGTATATGGAATTACATAAATGATGCGCTTCTTTTCATTTTTTATAAGTTTTTTCAACGCTATTTTCATACTGCATAAAGTTTTTCCGCTTCCAGTTGGCATATCAAGTATATTTATCCGGGAATCACTCAGACAATTTCTAAACGCTTGTTCCTGCAGTTCTTTTCTCGCTTTTTTCAACGGAGTATCTGAATCAATTGATCTGTTTTCCAGTTCTTCATTGATTATATCAAGCATTTTCTCAAAATCTGCATTAAGTTCCCGATCTGTATCAGGTGAATAAAAAATTTCAGTATCAATATAATCTGCATCTGTTAAACACGAAAACAAGTACCTTGTAAAAAATGCGTATTTTTCAATCAACTCTGTCTTATTTTTTGACGTTTTTAAGATTTTATAAACATCTGTATAATCTGGGAGTTTAAGCTCTATCTCATCTTTATATGAACTATAATCACTTTCTCCTGTATAGTTACCTTCACGTTTAAGCTTAGAATGTAAGGTACTATCACTATCAGCACTATCTACTTCTGTTCCACCATCAGGTAAACCAGAATGATGTCCAGCAATGCAATACTGTAGCATATATGTCATAGCTTTTTCATCATTATTTTTCACCAGCTTCCCTAATTCTATTGCTCCGCATGATGAATGTTCATACTTTTTAGGATTTCCGTAAAGCCTTTTCTGAAATGAAACAGAATATTTTCCAATATCATGTGATAAACCAGTAGAATAACATTCTTGCTTTAATAATGCTATAGAATTATCAGCGGCTCTTTTCGCAACATTCTTAAGGTGTTCTTCAAGAGTTTGATTTCTACCATCAATCATATGAGCATTTTTAACATCAAAATCCAATTCTATTTCTACCTCCTCCTGTTTCCGAATCAGACCAATACTTGCAATAAGCATCTTTTACAGCATCTGCAAGTTCCTGTCTTAAACTTTCAGGAGAAACTATCTCAGCACTGTCAAGGTACTGCAGTCCCCAGTGAAACATTGCAGTTTTGCTTGCCTTTAACCGAACTAAAAGCATATCATCGTCAGTTTCTTCTATATTGATTTCTGCTCCGAACTGCTCTTTGAGAATATTATTCAAAAATGTTTTGCATCTGAGTACTATCGGAAAAGCTTCTCCTCCCCACATGTTCGGATGTTCCCTTACATAGTCAGACAGCTGCAGCCCGGATTCAAAACCTTTAAGATCCCTTATCTGTTTTGCCGGTACATCCTTTATTTCGCATTTTTTTAGCCTGTCAATGCGAAAATGAGATATAGGATCTTTATGCTCAGGATAATGACAGACCAGATACTGATGACCACTATGAAAAACAAACTGATAAGGGCTTACTACATATGGTTTATTATTATCAGTCTTAATAAAAGAAATCTGTTTTTTCTTGGCTATCGCCTCGCTGATGATCTCTAGATTAAGAAAAATTTCTGAGTTTCTAACATTTTCGTAAACATTTAAATCCACTTTGGAAACATATGAATGAAAATACTTGTCAGTTAGTGCTTCTATTCTTTTGATAAGATCTTTACGATGCTTTTTGGATAGTCCATCAGTGAAAAGAACACTATTGATCAGCAAACATAATTCACCATCAGTGAAATCATGATCATAATACAGCCCTGTTATAGACGGTTCTTCTTTCAAAGCTTCAACCGGTAATTGTGAATCAAGTAATTTCCTTAGATTTCTTTTTATAGTTTCTCTGTCAAGATTCTCACCGGTTTCAGCTTTTATATAATTTCCAATTTGTTTCTGCGTAAGCGTATGTTCTGAATCACTGTATTTTCTTAACACTTCAAGGATACTCAGGATTGGTTCATTGATGTGTGCTGCATTCATAATCAGACCTCATCTCATCTTTCTTCATTCTCATTATAGCATAAACAAATGTGGCATAAATACCGCATCGCATTTTTAGGCCGATTTTTATTTTTTTATTATATCACAGTAGATTGTTCTTGTCAATATTGATGCTTTATATTAACATATATTAAAATCAAATATGCATTGTTCACAGTTTTCGTTACGTAACGTTATCTGTAATCTTCCGATTCTTTATAATACCGCACCATTCCAATTTTCAACCTGAAAATTGGAATTTCAATCGAACCGAGGCGAAGCTTCGGTTCAACCTTTTTCGTGGGCGTGCATTCCATCTGATG from Ruminococcus sp. HUN007 includes:
- the cas5c gene encoding type I-C CRISPR-associated protein Cas5c: MSYGFKIIVEGEYALYTRPEMKVERVSYDVPTVSAMEGLVKSVYWKPAIRIVIDKIVVFNPIRFINIRRNEIKTKIPQRNVSSQMNGKGCSDIYASEVRSQRAGMLLKDVKYGVEFHFELTGNKSEHADESEEKHYNIMLRRLRNGQCFRQPCLGCREFSVSRIELVDEFDLTQVDSSLEGDTDLGYMLYGMKFVDGGKPVNDNWDEPKFSDKADPMYYRPHMIDGVIDVAKYREGIIC
- a CDS encoding CRISPR-associated helicase/endonuclease Cas3, which codes for MDFDVKNAHMIDGRNQTLEEHLKNVAKRAADNSIALLKQECYSTGLSHDIGKYSVSFQKRLYGNPKKYEHSSCGAIELGKLVKNNDEKAMTYMLQYCIAGHHSGLPDGGTEVDSADSDSTLHSKLKREGNYTGESDYSSYKDEIELKLPDYTDVYKILKTSKNKTELIEKYAFFTRYLFSCLTDADYIDTEIFYSPDTDRELNADFEKMLDIINEELENRSIDSDTPLKKARKELQEQAFRNCLSDSRINILDMPTGSGKTLCSMKIALKKLIKNEKKRIIYVIPYTSIIEQTAETFDNLFGDYADIVQHHSNHCFDDENENSTAEKLKRSTENWDAPVIITTSVQFFQSLYHYKGSGLRKLHNLADSVIVFDEVHMLPEEYLQPCLRAIGFITEYLNSEVLFLSATMPDFSELFERYTGNATYNELIKDKSVFRYFQKCRYINLGKTDIENIVLKADDYNSSLIIVNSRKTAREVYRLLSGKKYHLSTYMTPYDRSKIIKQIREDLANGEKITAVSTSLVEAGVDLDFQAVFRQLAGLDSILQSGGRCNREGKMEYGDVFIFEIDESIRGDMKIRAGIVKDMLERDIDITSEKSIREYYMRLFRYSDDIIDQNTIAKDCNGFDNIPFRTYAEGFEFIKDETISVVINNNSETEKLVQQLEYGDKNIRRKLQRYSVSLKKHELDEAMKTGIIDEKKCGVFVLANNDYYRNETGLDIHYQPSYIC
- a CDS encoding WYL domain-containing protein, whose translation is MNAAHINEPILSILEVLRKYSDSEHTLTQKQIGNYIKAETGENLDRETIKRNLRKLLDSQLPVEALKEEPSITGLYYDHDFTDGELCLLINSVLFTDGLSKKHRKDLIKRIEALTDKYFHSYVSKVDLNVYENVRNSEIFLNLEIISEAIAKKKQISFIKTDNNKPYVVSPYQFVFHSGHQYLVCHYPEHKDPISHFRIDRLKKCEIKDVPAKQIRDLKGFESGLQLSDYVREHPNMWGGEAFPIVLRCKTFLNNILKEQFGAEINIEETDDDMLLVRLKASKTAMFHWGLQYLDSAEIVSPESLRQELADAVKDAYCKYWSDSETGGGRNRIGF